A section of the Leptospira kobayashii genome encodes:
- a CDS encoding ATP-dependent helicase, with product MDADLNEEQALAVQTVEGPVLILAGAGSGKTRVITYRIAKLVKEHSVFPNRILAVTFTNKAAQEMRERCQSLLEIKKGDSEPFIRTFHSLCLYILRREGKSVGLGSNFTVYDSDMQESLIKEILKKRDLDTKEFKPSHLSNAFSHAKDAFLTAEEYSRKNQDDGYARTISDVFLEYEKEKLKRNAVDFGDLILLTVILFRDYPMVLERYQNYWQYIMVDEYQDTNKIQYHLVQLLASKTKNLCVVGDDDQSIYSWRGADITNILNFSKDYPEALVVKLEENYRSTKTIINAAASVIANNTIRTKKTLRTNNPAGEKIKVTLYQNETEEANGILQKIKRYKKPTSRYAEHAIFYRTNSQSRYFEETFRKNAIPYKIFGGFRFFDRKEVKDLIAYLSIIINPLDSTSLLRIINSPPRGIGETTVERLISYSVQEGISLYECLSKKIPEIKKGTAQKLKDLSTLFEDLMSDHEKQEPASDIAYELIERSGYREYLENEDTEEAFSRLENLNEFVNALKEYEENSENPSLEEYLGNISLITSEDNTKDLADYVILMTVHNAKGLEFKHVYLAGMEEGTFPHFLASDTKEGVEEERRLCYVAITRAREHLEISLSRYTRKFGEVEARIPSRFLEEIPSEHLSGDWFESSYGVRKPSHSPQASRTSQKEEKNESIHSQKNSGTYKVGMKVRHKVYGEGKIKSVSGSGDNQKVEVVFGSHVEKKFLLAYTPLEIIL from the coding sequence GTGGATGCTGACCTAAACGAAGAACAAGCGTTAGCAGTTCAGACGGTAGAAGGTCCTGTTTTGATTTTGGCGGGAGCCGGATCCGGTAAAACAAGAGTCATAACTTACCGGATTGCCAAATTAGTTAAGGAACACTCCGTTTTTCCCAACCGTATATTAGCGGTTACATTTACAAATAAAGCCGCGCAAGAAATGAGGGAACGTTGCCAGTCTCTTCTGGAAATTAAAAAAGGAGATTCCGAACCTTTTATACGAACCTTTCACTCGCTCTGTCTTTATATTTTGAGAAGAGAAGGAAAGTCCGTCGGACTTGGATCCAATTTCACCGTATACGATAGCGATATGCAGGAATCTCTGATCAAAGAGATTTTAAAGAAAAGAGATTTGGATACAAAAGAGTTCAAACCTTCCCATCTCAGCAATGCTTTCTCTCATGCAAAGGATGCTTTCCTTACAGCGGAAGAGTATTCCAGGAAGAACCAGGATGACGGATATGCCCGTACCATTTCGGATGTTTTTTTGGAATACGAAAAGGAAAAACTGAAACGAAATGCGGTCGATTTCGGAGATTTGATTTTACTCACAGTCATTTTATTTCGGGATTATCCGATGGTTTTGGAAAGATACCAGAATTATTGGCAGTATATTATGGTGGATGAATACCAGGATACGAACAAAATCCAATACCATCTGGTGCAGTTGCTTGCTTCCAAAACGAAAAACTTATGCGTAGTAGGTGATGATGACCAGTCCATTTATTCCTGGCGCGGAGCGGATATTACGAACATTTTGAACTTCAGTAAGGATTATCCGGAAGCACTTGTCGTTAAGTTGGAAGAAAATTACAGATCCACGAAAACGATCATCAATGCGGCAGCGAGTGTGATCGCCAATAACACGATCAGAACGAAAAAAACTTTGAGAACAAACAATCCTGCGGGTGAAAAAATCAAAGTTACTCTGTATCAGAATGAAACGGAAGAAGCCAACGGAATTTTACAAAAAATCAAAAGATACAAGAAGCCTACTTCTCGTTATGCGGAACATGCGATTTTTTACAGGACCAACAGTCAGTCCCGCTACTTTGAAGAGACTTTCAGAAAAAACGCGATTCCTTATAAAATATTCGGTGGATTCCGTTTTTTCGACAGAAAAGAAGTCAAAGATTTGATCGCATATTTATCCATTATCATCAACCCTTTGGATTCCACATCACTCCTTAGGATTATCAATTCCCCTCCCAGAGGAATCGGTGAAACTACGGTGGAAAGATTGATTTCTTATTCCGTCCAGGAAGGAATTTCGCTTTACGAGTGTTTATCGAAGAAAATTCCGGAGATTAAAAAAGGAACTGCACAAAAATTAAAGGACCTATCCACTTTGTTTGAAGATTTGATGAGCGATCATGAGAAACAGGAACCTGCGTCCGACATCGCTTATGAATTGATCGAACGATCCGGTTATAGGGAGTATTTGGAAAATGAAGATACCGAAGAAGCATTTTCCCGATTGGAAAACTTAAACGAATTTGTAAACGCTCTCAAGGAATACGAGGAGAACTCGGAAAATCCGAGTCTGGAAGAATATCTGGGAAACATCTCACTCATCACAAGTGAAGATAATACAAAGGATCTTGCCGATTATGTAATCCTTATGACAGTGCATAACGCCAAGGGTTTGGAATTCAAACATGTTTACCTGGCAGGGATGGAAGAAGGTACATTCCCGCATTTTTTAGCGAGTGATACGAAAGAGGGTGTGGAAGAAGAAAGAAGGCTTTGTTATGTGGCGATTACCAGAGCACGTGAGCATTTGGAAATCAGCCTTTCCCGTTATACCCGCAAATTCGGTGAAGTGGAAGCTAGAATTCCTTCTCGATTTCTGGAAGAAATCCCCTCTGAACATTTGAGCGGGGATTGGTTCGAATCCAGCTATGGTGTAAGGAAACCAAGCCATTCCCCGCAGGCTTCCCGGACGAGCCAGAAAGAGGAAAAAAACGAATCCATTCATTCCCAAAAAAATTCAGGCACATACAAAGTGGGAATGAAAGTCCGTCACAAAGTGTACGGAGAGGGTAAAATCAAGTCGGTCTCCGGATCAGGGGACAATCAGAAAGTGGAAGTGGTATTCGGAAGCCATGTAGAGAAAAAATTCTTATTGGCATACACTCCCTTGGAGATTATATTATAA
- a CDS encoding BamA/OMP85 family outer membrane protein — protein sequence MKSKKLYSFSAVIFSIGLIFSVQWHALYSNRTSFVNKKITKIEFQGNRNTSSSDILEMMEMRVDVLLTTEMINADIRSLFQSGYFFQIDIQGELDGTDGVKVLVVVQERPRVKDIDFIGADEVFPSDLREKIPLKENEVITPKKVALSKEVILKKYRDEGFFLAYVRFETDPIDEETNTVRAKFIIDEGEEIPVSKINIFGNSEVDTYELQGILDLKESGIIESGVFKESAFESDKQKIIGFLKSKGYVDAELSNDGTNWEIKWENPKKKDKRVVIVNFKLTEGDQYFFNGYSTAHDMTLAPNGMPLYLNKENNPVGTPSEEWKPVYEIKHIKSLYEFGDNDIGEVFDESKFQKDRGTINENYSQKGYLFAQVIPRRRIVELSEDSLSRYENCSKRTNPDAIKECEEEYSRLNIAKLRSLYDANKGLRGKKFIHVDFTIRENNLAFVENIIIKGNKKTLDRVIRRELLFKPGDLFNSMLVNRSRERIFNLGYFKEVNFNMRPGSDETKMNLIIELVEQPTGTVSMGGGYGTITGFSIFTQLGENNLNGTGQQIQGRIEFGPIRRYFQLSWTEPWLYDKPWSLTLSAFYSARTLYVGATSITENNNQGIKETASYERAGVGVSAGIGHRFLINWTHFHRYSPSFFASTRPTSLVSDQVLAEVDRGWQFRSQLTNGIAYDSRDNVFNATQGFNLVFSLDNVGQVLGGESHFDQYSPIMEYYQTWFDYTFFGLIRKNALRRWRVVQQFRTSSVFTYERAPFRKSQDKEKVPYIQVQDRLYLGGYESLRGWFFDDKYYPDEWKNGAASRVLFTSELRFPIEPSLLWFVVFWDAGAMYEEVNKAVGERKDYFKAYDQTVLNQRYTQPYETYFYEHFNQYGQPLAESPLDLNDPGRLVLSSKNMSLQNFKYSWGFGLRIQIPVLPLRLYFAQKIRYTGSGEHPFSTYPDSNTFQFVFGIGDLRF from the coding sequence TAATAAAAAAATCACAAAGATAGAATTTCAGGGAAATAGAAACACGTCTTCAAGCGATATCCTGGAGATGATGGAGATGCGGGTTGATGTTCTTCTGACTACGGAAATGATCAATGCGGATATCCGCTCTTTATTTCAATCCGGATACTTTTTCCAAATCGATATTCAGGGAGAGTTGGACGGAACCGACGGAGTTAAGGTTCTAGTCGTAGTTCAGGAGAGACCGAGGGTCAAAGACATTGATTTTATCGGTGCGGATGAGGTTTTTCCTTCCGACCTAAGGGAAAAAATTCCTCTGAAGGAAAATGAAGTAATCACTCCCAAAAAAGTCGCCCTATCCAAAGAAGTAATTCTTAAAAAATATAGGGATGAAGGCTTTTTTCTTGCCTATGTTCGGTTTGAAACCGATCCCATCGACGAAGAAACGAATACGGTTCGCGCCAAATTCATTATTGATGAAGGGGAAGAAATCCCTGTTTCCAAAATCAATATATTCGGAAATTCGGAAGTGGATACTTATGAATTGCAGGGAATCCTCGATCTAAAGGAATCCGGTATTATTGAATCGGGAGTATTTAAAGAATCCGCATTCGAGTCCGACAAACAAAAGATTATCGGTTTTTTAAAATCCAAAGGTTATGTGGATGCGGAACTAAGTAACGACGGAACCAATTGGGAAATCAAATGGGAAAATCCCAAAAAGAAAGACAAGCGGGTTGTGATCGTAAACTTCAAATTGACGGAAGGAGATCAGTATTTTTTCAACGGATATTCAACCGCTCACGATATGACTCTTGCTCCCAACGGGATGCCCTTATACCTCAACAAAGAAAATAATCCTGTAGGAACTCCTTCGGAAGAATGGAAACCGGTCTATGAAATCAAACACATAAAAAGTCTGTATGAATTCGGAGACAATGATATAGGAGAAGTTTTCGACGAATCCAAATTTCAAAAAGACAGAGGGACGATTAACGAAAATTATTCGCAAAAAGGTTATCTGTTCGCTCAAGTCATTCCCAGACGTCGAATTGTAGAGCTATCGGAAGATTCCCTGAGTCGGTATGAAAACTGTTCCAAAAGAACGAATCCCGATGCCATAAAGGAATGTGAAGAGGAATATTCCAGATTAAACATCGCAAAATTAAGATCTCTTTATGATGCAAATAAAGGTCTTCGGGGTAAAAAATTCATCCATGTGGATTTTACTATCCGTGAAAACAATCTTGCATTCGTTGAAAATATCATCATCAAAGGAAATAAGAAGACATTGGATCGGGTGATTCGAAGAGAACTTCTTTTCAAACCAGGTGATCTTTTCAATTCCATGCTCGTGAACAGGTCCAGGGAAAGAATCTTTAACCTGGGTTATTTTAAAGAAGTAAACTTCAATATGCGTCCCGGTTCCGATGAGACCAAGATGAATTTGATCATCGAACTTGTGGAACAACCTACCGGAACCGTTTCCATGGGTGGTGGTTACGGAACCATTACGGGATTTTCCATTTTTACCCAATTGGGTGAAAACAATCTTAACGGAACAGGGCAACAGATTCAGGGAAGGATCGAATTCGGACCGATCAGAAGATACTTTCAATTGTCTTGGACGGAACCTTGGTTATACGATAAACCATGGTCATTGACTCTTTCCGCTTTTTATTCCGCAAGAACACTCTATGTGGGTGCGACTTCCATCACTGAAAACAACAACCAGGGAATCAAGGAAACCGCTTCCTATGAAAGAGCAGGGGTTGGGGTAAGTGCGGGGATAGGACATCGTTTTTTGATCAACTGGACGCATTTTCATCGTTACTCTCCTTCCTTTTTCGCATCTACAAGGCCTACTTCGCTCGTATCGGATCAGGTATTGGCGGAGGTAGATCGGGGCTGGCAATTTCGCTCCCAACTAACAAACGGAATTGCTTATGATAGCCGAGACAATGTTTTCAATGCGACTCAAGGGTTTAACTTGGTTTTTTCCTTGGATAACGTCGGTCAGGTTTTGGGCGGTGAAAGCCATTTTGACCAATACAGTCCAATTATGGAGTATTATCAAACTTGGTTTGATTATACTTTTTTCGGACTTATCAGAAAGAATGCTCTCAGACGTTGGAGAGTGGTTCAACAATTCAGAACTTCCTCCGTTTTCACATACGAGAGAGCACCTTTCCGTAAAAGCCAGGACAAAGAAAAAGTTCCTTATATCCAAGTGCAGGATCGTCTTTATTTAGGTGGTTACGAATCCTTAAGAGGATGGTTTTTCGATGATAAATATTATCCGGATGAATGGAAAAACGGTGCGGCGAGTAGGGTACTATTTACATCGGAACTACGTTTCCCGATCGAACCTTCCTTATTATGGTTCGTAGTTTTCTGGGATGCCGGTGCCATGTATGAAGAGGTCAATAAAGCAGTCGGTGAAAGAAAGGACTATTTCAAAGCATATGACCAGACGGTTTTGAACCAACGTTATACTCAACCTTATGAAACTTATTTTTACGAACATTTCAATCAGTACGGACAACCGCTCGCCGAATCTCCGTTAGATCTCAATGATCCGGGGAGATTGGTTCTATCCAGTAAAAATATGTCATTACAGAATTTCAAATACTCCTGGGGATTCGGGTTAAGGATTCAAATTCCCGTATTGCCTTTACGTTTGTATTTCGCTCAAAAAATACGTTATACCGGTTCGGGGGAACATCCTTTCTCCACGTATCCCGACTCTAATACGTTTCAATTTGTATTCGGAATTGGAGATTTACGTTTTTAG
- a CDS encoding LIC11625 family surface-exposed protein, protein MKVLFLLIFTLFFGQILFAQAAETGGLAEEFTRLEDYLRNQKLTPEEKKKIFETNVINSLRVTLARKVREPKKELKDLKFQDVKTERPEGTNNLYVKYKNFVISYSYSADPESYYISPFEEKVLEKPNGADLNAAHSDEKVVTPPK, encoded by the coding sequence ATGAAAGTTCTTTTTTTACTTATTTTTACGCTGTTTTTCGGCCAGATTCTTTTTGCTCAAGCAGCAGAGACAGGCGGCCTTGCGGAAGAGTTCACCAGGCTGGAAGATTATCTTCGCAACCAAAAGCTCACACCGGAAGAGAAAAAAAAGATTTTTGAAACCAATGTGATCAATTCTTTAAGAGTGACTCTTGCCCGCAAAGTGAGAGAGCCTAAAAAAGAGTTAAAAGATTTAAAATTTCAAGATGTAAAAACAGAAAGACCTGAAGGAACTAACAATCTTTATGTGAAGTATAAAAATTTCGTTATTTCCTACTCTTATAGCGCTGATCCCGAATCTTATTATATTTCCCCGTTCGAGGAAAAGGTTTTGGAAAAACCGAATGGCGCTGATTTGAATGCGGCTCATTCGGATGAAAAAGTCGTTACTCCTCCGAAATAA
- a CDS encoding TlpA family protein disulfide reductase, whose product MRYFSISILFPIVFSSLTFCKNTQDPTKSLMDLELSTTTEEKVNFQNFKGKVVVLDFWATWCEPCTKAVPVVNAWKKSKEGSDFVFYGVNTDTDLSKEVIEKHRKDWKMDYPTVLDGGWKLVENYKVEGMPCLLVFGKDGSIVYRQYGLQAEDLAGLLIRSRLWND is encoded by the coding sequence ATGAGATATTTCTCAATTTCCATATTATTTCCGATAGTTTTTAGCTCTCTCACTTTTTGCAAAAATACACAAGATCCTACAAAAAGCTTAATGGACTTGGAGTTATCAACTACAACCGAAGAAAAGGTAAACTTCCAAAACTTCAAAGGAAAGGTAGTTGTCTTGGATTTTTGGGCGACTTGGTGTGAACCTTGTACCAAGGCGGTTCCGGTTGTGAATGCTTGGAAAAAATCGAAAGAGGGAAGCGATTTTGTTTTTTATGGGGTGAACACTGACACGGATCTTTCCAAGGAAGTCATAGAAAAACACAGGAAAGATTGGAAAATGGATTACCCGACTGTTTTGGATGGGGGTTGGAAGTTAGTGGAAAATTATAAAGTAGAGGGGATGCCTTGTTTGCTTGTTTTTGGGAAGGACGGATCCATTGTCTATCGACAGTATGGATTACAAGCGGAAGACCTTGCCGGACTACTCATTCGATCTCGTCTTTGGAATGATTGA
- a CDS encoding 3'(2'),5'-bisphosphate nucleotidase CysQ family protein has protein sequence MKKSLLLRNKGDSNLLLMDKKEFEEVWKWVLYAGDKILSIYQTDFLVKDKGGNDPVTEADLLANDILYEQISKNFPDHGFLSEERKDDSERLDKEWVWILDPIDGTREFVKKNGQFALSLGLAKNGEPYWGVIFNPATGEFFSKDEASFSVKLSAPFLSSKNIQLIESELSKPAREEGNFFASSTKPKLFVSLSEMKEGLFSEDTWKENFEVIPLGSIAYKLGLLSAGVGDLIVSLKPKNEWDICGGISLLSSRAFRFFPLKNEESYSFNNKDTRSYGLVAGTKNAVDYLLDKIPVESLTSKVRDKW, from the coding sequence ATGAAAAAGTCGTTACTCCTCCGAAATAAGGGAGACTCGAATCTATTGCTGATGGACAAAAAAGAATTCGAGGAAGTTTGGAAATGGGTACTTTATGCCGGGGATAAAATTCTCTCTATTTATCAGACCGATTTTCTTGTAAAAGACAAGGGAGGAAACGATCCGGTTACCGAGGCTGATCTACTTGCGAATGATATACTTTACGAACAAATTTCCAAAAATTTTCCCGATCACGGGTTTTTGTCGGAAGAGAGAAAGGACGATTCGGAAAGGTTGGATAAAGAGTGGGTCTGGATTCTTGATCCGATCGATGGAACCCGCGAATTCGTAAAGAAAAACGGTCAATTTGCGTTGAGCTTAGGTTTGGCGAAAAACGGAGAACCTTATTGGGGGGTTATTTTTAATCCGGCAACAGGAGAATTCTTTTCCAAAGATGAAGCCAGTTTTTCTGTAAAACTTTCGGCCCCTTTTTTATCTTCTAAAAACATACAATTGATCGAATCCGAATTATCCAAGCCTGCGCGGGAAGAAGGGAATTTTTTTGCATCAAGCACCAAACCAAAGTTATTCGTGTCTCTTTCCGAGATGAAAGAAGGACTTTTTTCTGAGGACACTTGGAAGGAAAATTTTGAAGTGATTCCTTTGGGAAGCATCGCATACAAATTGGGTTTGTTATCCGCAGGAGTAGGTGATTTGATTGTTTCTTTGAAACCGAAAAATGAATGGGATATTTGCGGTGGAATTTCACTCCTCTCTTCTCGAGCCTTTCGGTTTTTTCCTTTAAAAAACGAAGAATCCTATTCTTTTAATAATAAAGACACTCGTTCGTACGGGCTGGTAGCAGGAACCAAAAATGCGGTTGATTATCTTTTGGATAAAATTCCTGTTGAGTCTTTGACTTCAAAAGTAAGGGACAAATGGTAG
- a CDS encoding glycosyltransferase family 4 protein, whose amino-acid sequence MVEVIKVGMDARPLSTRISGVGRLIAETIKAFPNPEKYHFYLFSHLPIHKDHDSVLSLPNITFVSRGGIFKWKGGIYYNLFLPILFRFFKLDLFWGSQQILPPFLPRKLKAVLTYCDLVLYLYPETMRPLARIQQRMFQRYSVNRASHILSISKQTSEDMCSFFGYDPEKTGVSYPGVNQKEIDQALLGTPSRRVTDLGENYILSVSTIEPRKNYPFLLKVFREYRRLNPKEHQNWVIVGKIGWESQEFIEELRQEQSLFGDLHILDSIADVDLQHIYKNAGLFLFASHYEGFGIPMLEAIYQKKYCMVSDIPTFREIGGTGVTYLPYKTDADAKEWANEILKFYKNPILPTSDISSFTWENTANITEKAFQKTLK is encoded by the coding sequence ATGGTAGAAGTGATTAAGGTAGGAATGGATGCAAGACCGCTCTCCACCCGAATTTCGGGAGTGGGCAGGCTCATTGCGGAAACCATCAAAGCATTTCCAAATCCTGAAAAATATCATTTTTATCTATTTTCCCATCTTCCGATCCACAAGGATCACGACTCTGTTTTATCCTTGCCCAATATAACCTTCGTTTCGCGAGGGGGGATTTTCAAATGGAAAGGAGGGATTTATTATAATCTGTTTCTTCCTATTCTTTTTCGATTTTTTAAATTGGATTTGTTTTGGGGTTCCCAGCAGATTCTTCCTCCTTTTTTACCACGCAAATTGAAAGCGGTTTTAACTTACTGCGATCTGGTTCTTTATCTTTATCCTGAAACAATGAGACCTTTGGCCCGGATTCAACAAAGAATGTTTCAAAGATATTCCGTAAACAGAGCCTCCCATATTCTTTCCATCTCCAAACAAACGAGCGAAGATATGTGTTCCTTTTTTGGATATGATCCCGAAAAAACAGGGGTATCTTATCCGGGAGTGAATCAAAAGGAAATCGACCAGGCACTTCTCGGTACTCCTTCCAGAAGAGTGACCGATTTGGGAGAAAATTACATACTCTCGGTATCAACAATCGAACCTAGAAAAAACTATCCTTTCTTATTGAAGGTATTTCGGGAATATAGAAGGCTGAATCCTAAAGAACATCAGAATTGGGTGATCGTCGGTAAGATCGGTTGGGAAAGCCAGGAATTTATCGAAGAATTGAGACAGGAACAATCGTTATTCGGTGATTTACATATTTTGGATTCGATTGCCGATGTTGATTTGCAACATATTTATAAAAATGCGGGTCTCTTTTTATTTGCTTCGCATTACGAAGGTTTTGGGATTCCCATGTTGGAAGCGATATATCAGAAAAAATACTGTATGGTTTCTGATATTCCTACGTTTAGAGAGATTGGTGGAACCGGGGTTACTTATTTGCCTTATAAAACCGATGCGGATGCGAAGGAATGGGCGAACGAGATTTTGAAATTTTATAAAAATCCCATTCTGCCGACTTCCGATATTTCTTCTTTTACTTGGGAAAATACGGCAAATATTACCGAAAAAGCGTTTCAAAAAACATTAAAATAA